A stretch of Flavobacterium sp. N2270 DNA encodes these proteins:
- a CDS encoding lysophospholipid acyltransferase family protein — MQKIISYPLSIVYAALFMFWLILFHPIQWICYNIFGYNAHKRSVAIMNLFLLRTSHILGTTYYFEGIEKLPKNVPLVIVSNHQSLHDIPAIIWFMRAWHPKFISKKELGKGIPSVSYNLRNGGSALIDRKDAKQALAEIKKTAEYINKNNYSIVIFPEGTRSKNGIPKPFSINGLKMLYKFAPDAYFVPITINNSWKMDQYGKFPKGLGSKISFKIHDPLKVSDYSFEEIFEKTENTIIKYIKTI, encoded by the coding sequence ATGCAAAAAATAATATCTTACCCATTATCGATAGTGTATGCAGCATTGTTTATGTTCTGGTTGATACTATTTCATCCTATACAATGGATTTGTTACAATATCTTTGGATATAATGCACATAAACGAAGTGTTGCAATAATGAATTTATTTTTGCTAAGAACTTCTCATATATTAGGAACAACATATTATTTTGAAGGAATAGAAAAATTACCAAAAAACGTTCCTTTAGTAATAGTATCCAACCATCAAAGTTTACATGATATTCCAGCAATAATTTGGTTCATGCGAGCTTGGCACCCTAAATTTATTAGTAAAAAAGAACTGGGTAAAGGAATTCCAAGCGTTTCTTATAATTTAAGAAATGGTGGCTCTGCATTAATTGATAGAAAAGATGCAAAACAAGCATTAGCAGAAATAAAAAAAACTGCCGAATATATAAACAAAAACAACTATTCTATTGTCATCTTTCCGGAAGGAACAAGAAGTAAAAATGGTATTCCGAAACCTTTTTCTATAAATGGATTAAAGATGCTTTATAAATTTGCACCAGACGCCTATTTTGTACCAATAACGATAAATAATTCATGGAAAATGGATCAATATGGAAAGTTCCCAAAAGGCCTAGGTAGTAAAATTTCATTCAAAATACATGATCCGTTAAAAGTATCTGATTATTCTTTTGAAGAAATTTTTGAAAAAACAGAAAACACAATTATTAAATATATAAAAACAATATAA
- a CDS encoding acyl-ACP desaturase translates to MSIQNVRLEVMQFLEKKIDSFVEEFLIPVEKIWQPTDLLPNSEGENFIEEVKELREIAKDLPYDFWVTLVGDTITEEALPTYETWLMDVEGVKQKGEGGDNGWAKWLRQWTGEENRHGDVLNKYLYLSGRVNMREVEITTQHLINDGFDPGTGRDPYKNFVFTSFQELATYVSHNRVAQMAKKYGDNKLSKMCRLIAGDEMRHHHAYSHFVKKIFEVDPSEMMLSFQYMMKNKINMPAQLIRESGQKIGTAFEEFSNSAQRIGVYTANDYIEIMQKLIDKWEIEKIGNLTDEAEKARDYLMKLPARMARISDRLITPEHQHIFKWVEPAKM, encoded by the coding sequence ATGTCAATACAAAACGTACGTTTAGAAGTAATGCAATTTCTGGAAAAGAAAATTGACAGCTTCGTAGAGGAATTCTTAATTCCGGTTGAAAAAATTTGGCAACCAACAGATCTTTTACCTAATTCTGAGGGAGAAAATTTCATTGAAGAAGTAAAAGAATTAAGAGAAATTGCAAAAGATTTACCTTATGATTTTTGGGTAACTTTAGTAGGTGATACAATTACCGAAGAAGCTTTACCAACCTATGAAACTTGGTTAATGGATGTTGAAGGTGTAAAACAAAAAGGCGAAGGCGGAGATAATGGTTGGGCAAAATGGTTACGCCAATGGACAGGTGAAGAAAATCGACATGGAGATGTGTTAAATAAATACTTATACCTTTCTGGAAGAGTTAACATGAGAGAAGTAGAAATAACTACACAACATCTAATAAACGATGGTTTTGACCCAGGAACTGGACGTGATCCTTATAAAAACTTTGTGTTTACAAGTTTTCAAGAATTAGCAACCTATGTTTCGCATAACCGCGTAGCACAAATGGCTAAGAAATATGGAGATAATAAATTATCTAAAATGTGTCGTTTAATTGCTGGAGACGAAATGCGTCATCATCATGCTTACAGTCATTTTGTAAAGAAAATTTTTGAAGTTGACCCAAGTGAAATGATGTTGTCTTTTCAATACATGATGAAAAACAAAATCAATATGCCAGCGCAATTAATTCGAGAATCGGGACAAAAAATAGGAACCGCATTTGAAGAGTTTTCAAATTCAGCACAACGCATAGGTGTTTACACTGCAAATGACTATATTGAAATTATGCAGAAGCTTATTGATAAGTGGGAAATTGAAAAAATTGGCAACCTTACAGATGAAGCCGAAAAAGCAAGAGATTATTTAATGAAGCTTCCTGCAAGAATGGCAAGAATTTCAGATCGTTTAATTACGCCCGAACATCAACATATTTTTAAATGGGTAGAGCCTGCTAAAATGTAA